The segment CCCCAGGGGTATCCGGTCTGGCCGGCGCGCCGTCTGCCCCCCTGGCCAGGGGGGCAGACGGGCTCCCCCACACACCGTGGGGAATGACCCATCCTCCCACGCCCTTGCGCATCATACAAGGGGGACACAGGGGGTGAGGTGCCGTTGCCTCTCCGCCGCCTCAGTTGCAGTCGCCCAGATAGCAGGCGACCTCAGCCCCCGTGTGCCAGGCCCACAGCCACTCCTTCAAAGCCTTCGGGTAGAGCCGAAAGTCGCCCAGCCTATCCAGCGGCAACCAGTCCACTCCGGTCTGGTAGCTGTCCGGCCTTGGCCCTGTCTCCGGGGTCTGACCCTCCGCGATGCCTTGACCCTCCGCCAGGCTGCACACGAACATGAACTCGACCCGGTGCACCTCGCCGTCATACTCGGCGAACTCATGGCGACTGCCGAGGTACTCCCGCACCGCCACCAGGGGACCGATCTCCACCTCGGCCCCGATCTCCTCCCGACACTCGCGCCGCAGGGCCTCGTGCAGAGTCTCTCCCGGCCGCTGACCGCCCCCGGGAAGCACGTACCAATCACCCCAGGGGTCCAGATTCCGCGTCACCAGCAGCTTGCCGTCGCGGACGATAAGGGCCTTCGCCGAGTTGCGGACCGTCATCACCGGTACTCACTGATCCATGCCGCAGCGATGTTCGCGACCTGCCGCCGCAGCCGACTTACGTCGCGATCACGTCCCAGGTGCACGCGGTTCGTCAGCAGGATCACGTAGCCGTTCCTGGGCGGGTCGATCCACACCGAGGTTCCCGTGTAGCCGGTGTGTCCCACACCACCTGCGGGGAAGATCTCGCCCCGCATCTGCGGCGTGTACCCGGTGTCGATGTCCCAGCCGAGGCCGCGAATCCCGTCCTCGATCTTCGTCTGCGGGGTCATCATCGCCCGAATCGTTGCGGGCGAGAGAGGGAAGCGACCGCTGCGACCAACCTGTGATCCGAGGCGATCCAGCAGCGCCGACACGTACCGGCTCAGATCCTGCGCCGTCGAGAACAGCCCGGCATTCCCGCCGGCGCCGTTCAGGAACCGCGCGTTCTCGTCATGCACGACGCCGCAGAGCACGCCCTCAGGATACTGCTCGGTCGAGGCGCAGCGAGCCACCAACTCCGGCGAGGGACAGAAGCACGTATCCTCCAGGCCCAGCGGGCCGAAGAGATGCTCCTGCACATACTCCTTCATGGGCTGCCCACTGACCGTCTCGATCACCGAGGTCACCACGATGTAGCCCAGGCAAGAGTAGCAGAAGGCCTCGCCCGGCGCGGTCTGCAGAGCGATCTGCGACAGGTCCGCGATCACAGCCGCCCGACGCTGCTCTCGGGGCATGTCCTCGCCGAAGTCGTGCAGGTAGTTGCGATAGGGCGGCACCCCCGAGGTGTGGGTGAGCAGGTGCCGGATCGCGATGTTCTCTCGACCCTCGGCGTCAAAGCCCGGCAGGAACCGTCGCACCGGGTCGTTGAGCACGATCTTCCCACTCTCGACCAGTTGCATGACTGCGGCAGCGGTCGCAATGGGCTTGCTTACGGAGGCAAGATCAAAGACGGTGTCCAGTTCCATCGGGCGGGGCTCCGGGACGATCTGGCGCTGCCCGAAGGCGCCGTGATACAGCACGCGGCTGCCCTTGCCCACGAGCACTACAGCACCCGGGATCTGACCTTCCTCAATGGCTCCCTGGATGGCCAGCTCCAGGTTCCTTGCGAAGTCCATGTTTCTACCCACCTCCGGCGGGGTTCGGTCGCTTGGTGTGGTCCTGACCTGCGGCTACTTGCCGAAGCGCTTTGCGAAGTCGGGGCTGCAGTGCGCCGCCACGACCTCGCCGAAGTACAGCCGGTGAAAGTCGCCCTTGGGATAGCAGCCGTCGCAGACTGAGGCGTCCGTCTGGGCCGGGATCAGGTCATTGAAGCTGAGGGTCTTGCACTCGTAGGCCAGCCCGCACTCGGCGATGTACGGCGACCGCAGGCTCTCACACTGCGCCGCCACCGCGGTGAGGCTACACTCCGCGAACTTGTCGTAGTCCCGTCCCGACTTGGAGCCGCAGAAGGCCAGCGCCTCCGCCTGCTCAGGGAAGGGCACGTTCACCGTGAAATCGCCCGTGGTGTTGATGCAGCCATAGGTGTACCGCGAGGGGCGCACCAGCACAGTAAAGACCTTGCGACCCCAGATGACGCCCAGTTGCCCCCATCCAATGGTCATCGTGTTCGGCCGTCCCTTGTCGTCCACCGAAACTAGTAGCACTCCTCCCTTGTTGAAGGAGTCGCACAGTTGTGCAAAATAGCGGTCATAGGCAACGCTGATACGTTCCATTTCCTTGCCCTCCAGGAGCCCATAGAATGGCGTTCTGCTTCCGCATGAGTGCCCCGTTCTCCTCCTGAGGGCCGCAAGTCCGGGGCTTCGGGCGCCGAATCGGCAGCCCTTGACGCTTCCTTCCCGGTGACGTAGAATACCGCTGCGATAGCCCGAAGGTCCCAGGTACGATGGTGGCGGGCGTCGCAATGTCGGGGGCGAAGCAGCCCTCAGAGTGTGACGATGGAATCCAGCACAGACCCAGCTC is part of the Armatimonadia bacterium genome and harbors:
- a CDS encoding NUDIX domain-containing protein, which translates into the protein MTVRNSAKALIVRDGKLLVTRNLDPWGDWYVLPGGGQRPGETLHEALRRECREEIGAEVEIGPLVAVREYLGSRHEFAEYDGEVHRVEFMFVCSLAEGQGIAEGQTPETGPRPDSYQTGVDWLPLDRLGDFRLYPKALKEWLWAWHTGAEVACYLGDCN
- a CDS encoding serine hydrolase domain-containing protein, which encodes MDFARNLELAIQGAIEEGQIPGAVVLVGKGSRVLYHGAFGQRQIVPEPRPMELDTVFDLASVSKPIATAAAVMQLVESGKIVLNDPVRRFLPGFDAEGRENIAIRHLLTHTSGVPPYRNYLHDFGEDMPREQRRAAVIADLSQIALQTAPGEAFCYSCLGYIVVTSVIETVSGQPMKEYVQEHLFGPLGLEDTCFCPSPELVARCASTEQYPEGVLCGVVHDENARFLNGAGGNAGLFSTAQDLSRYVSALLDRLGSQVGRSGRFPLSPATIRAMMTPQTKIEDGIRGLGWDIDTGYTPQMRGEIFPAGGVGHTGYTGTSVWIDPPRNGYVILLTNRVHLGRDRDVSRLRRQVANIAAAWISEYR
- a CDS encoding flavin reductase family protein encodes the protein MERISVAYDRYFAQLCDSFNKGGVLLVSVDDKGRPNTMTIGWGQLGVIWGRKVFTVLVRPSRYTYGCINTTGDFTVNVPFPEQAEALAFCGSKSGRDYDKFAECSLTAVAAQCESLRSPYIAECGLAYECKTLSFNDLIPAQTDASVCDGCYPKGDFHRLYFGEVVAAHCSPDFAKRFGK